The Arachis ipaensis cultivar K30076 chromosome B03, Araip1.1, whole genome shotgun sequence region AATTGCAGTTGGATCATAGAGTTAAATCTTAAATTTGATCTTATTCAAGTCAAACAATGAAGACTGATTAAATCTAGAACCTCATACATATTAACAGAATATCTTAGCTCATATATTTTCCTATATTTAATTCattacaaaatttattttatttatgtattaaaatcttttaaaaaagatgtaaattataactttaaaattttttttttttctagttttttcacttttattattaaaaatttgtcaaacacactaaaaaataaaaaaatattaaaaaatatattattttattaatttaatgacGGCCAAACAAACACTAAATTCAAATCATGCCAAaacttaattaatttttaatttgaccGCTGACCTAGAAGACCAAAATACAATgaagttaaaacttaaaagtataACACGCAAAGATTGGGGCGCTACAAAAAGATTTTCGATCAAACTCAGTAAAGAAAGCATTGAAAGCAGGTTGACTAGTTATTTATTTAAGGTCATTTATGGAGCTTGTTTTTCACAAATTATACTCCTCAGATTATGATAGCAGAATCCTCCATTAAAATCATGTCaagctttcaattttttttgttcaaCAATCCCACCATGGATCGTCACAGGTCAGAAGCACCACCATCTTCCCCTCCATTGAGTTTCTACCTAGCTGCTCTTACCATTGCATCGCTAATTTTCTTGTGCATTTATGGTTCTTCTTCTACCGTCATTTATGTGGTCATATTCGTCACGATTTGCATCGCGATTTGCGTCGTCAGCGTGTTTGTTTCAAGATTCATCCATGAGAGAAAACTGCTAGCAAATGTTGTACGGTTTGGTAACGTATCAATGGCATCAATTAGTAGCAGTGATTGTGCAATCTGTATAGAGAATTTTCAGAACGGAGAGGAATGCTTAGTTTTCCCAAATTGTGGCCATCTCTTTCATTTGAATTGTATCAACCATTGGATACAGGCCAATCCCACATGCCCAATTTGCCGTCATCGTATTCCATTAGCAACCACCGTTTTCACCGCCTAAACTATACGAGCATAGAAATTCTTAGTTGAGAAAAAAATAATTaggtttttaactttttttttttttaatcaaagataagagactcgaacccacaacttTTTAATTGAATATgaaaagattatgtcatttgagctatcaCTCATTGGCATTAGGTTTTTAACTTTTTGAtctaaaaatatttaagttttgtagaatttaaaaatatatgtaaGTTCTTAACTTTCTCAAAATTTTGACATATTAATTTCTCATGTTTATTTGAGTCAGTCAGACCTAATGGATAAATCAAACATAACTCCTATTATACTAATATGGTCATTAAGAATGTACatgtaaaaaattttttaaaatacaacAAGTTAGACTTAAAGATTGATGtatctaaatttaaaaaaaaaaattttaatatatttttaaatttttaaaaatttaaatatttttacaaaaaatcaagaattaatttatctttttctcttcttAGTTAATCTATATTCTTTTTTTTGGTCACAGGTGATGAAATTAGAGTAATCAATCTGCTCTCAATGACACATCCCTATTTTGGAACAAAAGTAGTTGGCGGTTGGCCACAAGATATGTTTCTGTCATCAATTCAAAGTTTCAGGAGAACAAATCCTCTTGACTGTTCTAGTtcattagttattttatttctatttatttGTTATTACTTATTTCTCGTAATCCATTTTGACCGAAAATAAGGAAAAAGTTTAAAACTTAATTAccgattgaaattaaaaacatttCAGATGTAATTATAAAGTTTTGTAAATCGATCTAACAAATTAATTGGGTAAATAACTTTTTCATTCTTTCCAATTATAAATTcagttttgaattttatttttggtgGTACACGATATCAATGTGATAGACCAATGATTAATCAATTGCAGATTAgagttctatttaaaaatttgttactAGTTAATAAATTGCTGTATATACAAAATAAGATTCGAATTCTAATATTTATTTAAGNGTTTTGGACAAAGTCTAAATGATACGAGTTTAAAAAggtattttttatcattttaaaagtAAGGAATAGGATGATAATCTTATATTTAAAATCTGATTATTATAGCAATTACACTATGCCAACTTTAGAAATTAAGGAGATCAAGAATTTATTTCAAGAACAATAATGTTGACTTCGCAGTTCTCATACATAAAAAATACGTCAATTATTAACtaagaaggattagagaagagtagaagacACCGACTAATAAGCTAAGTAAGAACAGTAAAAAGTCCAAGAATCATTGaattcaaatttatttatttatatttaaatttgatttgttattagagtttatcaaaaatattttttgttttaataaataataatatatactatatctaaattcaTTTCAataatatatgttaaaaataagattggacacgctgacacgtgatggtatttaggtgtgtctaagTGTGTCcggaaaagaattttttattttttattttttataaagacACGGTTAGACACAGCAGGCACGCGTATTAGACGAGTGTTGGTGAGTGTCGTGtctgaaatgtgtccgacacgcggacACGGCAACTCAGCAAAGTATCCGTGCTTCATATATAGGTTTTATATCTTTAATTTAGGTTGTTAAAGATAGGTACTTTAAGGGTCGAGTAAAAAAAACCTTTTCAATAACTTAAGTTGCTAAAAACAGACTTTTTAaaagtataataaaaaaattctttatCTGTGTTATTGTTTTCGTTGTGTCTtctatttttaacattttttctttttatttggtaTTAGTTATAAgtcataaataaatttttatttatttacaaagtTTAGGGTCTTAGTTTAGTTTACAATTTTACTTTAGTTATATTaagcaaaaaatacaaaaacaataaaaattcataaaaagcatgaagatttaaagaaaaaaaagtggtGATCAAGGGTGTTTTTGAAAAGTGCAGTAAAAAAAAGGAGAATGTTATACAATTAACAAGTTTATTGATGTTAATTTTCAAATATTGAAATATTTCATATTTGTTTCGAATTACTTTAGGGCAtccattaggattaggattattcTAGTGTCTTAAACTTTAGAAAAgtatttcttcttattttacatcttttgtgacataatctaatttttttttgttaaattagaagtatttatTATTAAGATTATCTTAGTttggtctttttttttttaatttctaaagtgTAATTTGTTTAAACTTTAAAGCAATTCAAGAGTAAAAAAAGGCAAGAGTAactttaaaagagaaaaaaatcacAAATTAAGTCTAAATAAGTGTCCTAATTTGAGTTATATATACACAACTGAGAAGAGTGTTGTGAAGTTTTTATTATTCCTTTTGCTAGTTCCTAAATTAGAATCAATCAGAATTTAGGTAAATAGTGATGATAAAGGAATTTCGTATGAGAGAAATATTTTCAAGATGcaaattttgttttttaaaaaaagaatgaTGCTGAAGCTTATTTCAAATGAAAATGGAAAGGTAAAGTTGATTTTTGCATGTTGTATAGAGGAAAAAAAATTAGATTGGTAGAAGTCAAATTTTTGGATGATGCTTGTATTTAGTGGAATGAGTTAGGTAGATCTAGAAGAAGATACGGAAAAAGGCCAATTCACActtagaagaagatgaagaaaataaTAAGGAACTAGTTTCACTACATGAAAGTCATCGAATACCGTCGAATTTAGCGTCAGATTTGCTTAAAAAAATTCTCAATAACCTCTTTACCGTTGAATTTAGCGTTGGAATAAATGTGAAGGTATAAACCTCGCCGGTAAATAGTTACAGGCAGATTTTTAGCGTCCGATGCTAATTTCCATCGGAATTAGCGACGAAATATATGTGGTAGGATAACGCAATCTTATGAAAGTTACCGTTGGATTAATCCGACGGTAACATTAGCGCCCATGCTGTAAGTATCTGCGCCATTTTACCGTCGGATTAATGCCAACGGAAATTTTTTTGGAGATTTAAAAAAATAGACTGTTACCGTCGGTAAATTTCGACGGTAATGCCAAcgatagtattttttatttttttacatataTAATCATTTTTCGTCAATTTATAGCGTACCTTGATAATAGCATATAATTGAAATAGTACTTTAAACCTGATGTGAAATATCAAACATACAAAGAAAAAATACAGAACGATGGTAATTGATATatctaaaataatattaattatattacattcttctcAAAGTTTAGTAAAGAATTATACATATTATAGCACTATATTTACATTAACCCTATTcagattcatcttcttcttcctctggttcatcatcctcctcctcctcgttaGTTTTCTGATCATCGaactcgtcttcctcttcttcgtcaCTGTCGATCCTGTCTTCTTCTTGAAGTTCATCATTCTGTTGTGTTAGTGCATTGTCATGTATTCCAAGGTCAATGATATTATCATCTGTAACAGCCAAACTAAGGGTAATTGGCTCACCGATATCAACCACGATTTTCAATGGAATTGGGTCATCAATCTGGTAAGGTTCCTGACCCTCTGTCCTATCATTAGACTCGATGCGGCGTCTTAACTTAGTCTTAACCACAACTACCCAACTAGACTTGCATGAACTTGGATAAGGCAAAAAGTACACCTATTGTGTattttgaggtagaataaaaGGACCATAGTATCTATATTTCCTAGTTATATTAACTTCAGTAATATCGTAGTCCTTGTGCTTTCGTGTTCCTGGTCACGAACTTGGATCATACCATTCACATTTAAAtacacacaccttgtatatagtgTGACAGAAATATTCTAATTCAATTATGTTGTGCAACACACCAAACCAATCAGAATGACTACCGCCTGAATTCCCACAAATCCAAACTCTGATATTATCTGTTTTCTTCTCAATCGACCACTGTAAGATATAGAAACGATATCCAATAATAGTATACATCGGGTAGCTAGTGCCCTTGTTTATTGGGCCCCACTAAGTACAACTAGCTCTGAATTTGTTGTATCAGATAGATGCAGCTGACATATTCTCTAAACTAACGTGAAAAGTTATTCGATGAGGTATCAGGATTTGCCTCTTGGAATGACCTATatgatagaataggataaataagTTTTGATTAGATTAAAAAGTTATATTATTACTGATTGCAATATTTACGAGGACTTAAAAAACTCACATGAGGTACGGTAAAATCTGGTCACAGTTAAGCAGCACAGGCAGATGTGTGGCATCGATTTCCTTTTGCACTAACTAGTAGGCATTTTCTGTACCCACTACAGCTCCTTCTAGAGCAAAGATTGGGTATCTTGTTCTACCCGACGATGATTCTCACCCCACATTGTTCCTTGCAACTCTTCTTCTGCGTGACTCAACACGAGGCTAAAAATAGAATGAGAAAAATGCAGATGTTTCCTTAGTTAGGAATGCTTCACATATGCTGCCTTCAATCCGAGTCCTGCTCTTCATGGTGCGCTTGAATGAACCAATCATCTTCTCAAACGGATACATCCACCAAAATTGGACTGGCCCACATAGTAGTGCTTTGAACGGTAGGTGGACTACTAAGTGTTCCATAACGTCAAAAAAAGATGGAGAGAATATCCTCTCTAGTTTACAAAGTATGATTGAAATGTTCTTTTCCATGACTGTGATATCATTAATGCTAAGTTTGGTAGCACGTAACTCCCTAAAGAGCTCACTTAAGGGTTTTCAGATGTTAGTTGGAAGTACTCTGAATGCGACCGGAAGCAAAGACTCCAAGAATACGTGACAATCACGAATTTTTAACCCACAAGCCTACCCTATGACACGTTTGCACACTGCACAAGTTAGAGGCGTAACCATCAAGAAACCTCAATTCCCTAATCCACCTACAAATATTTCGCCTCTGCTCCTTCGTTAGAGCAAACACTGCATTTGGTTTAGCCCACCGCCCATTATCAAGTCTCTTTAAGTTCAGATTTGGTAGCTTACAAATGTCCATCAAGTCTAACTATGCCTTATCATTATCCTTTGTTCACTCATCGTCCATTACTGTGTGCATGATATTATCGAACACATTTTTCTCAATGTGCATCACATCAAGACAATGTCGACCCATGTTGTCTCTTTAATAAGGCAACTCTTAAAATATACGTTGTTTAGTCCAATTATGCTCCCTGTCATATCCCGGAGGTCTCAAACTTATCCTGTTTTTGATAATCTTTAGGATTCTACTGACACGATACCAAACTTGCCTACCACTCAACTTTACGGGTGTCTCTTGGTGTTTAGTTGTATTCATTTTGAACTAGTCCATTTTAGTTGCGCCAAAAAGGATGATCAATGTTAAGGAATCTTTGATGGCAATCAAACCACAAATTCTTACCACTATTCGTCAACCAAAAGGCATTTGTATCCTCCATAATAATGAGACATGCCAATCTGCCCTGAGTGGATCATCCTGACAACATCTTGTACGCAAGAAAGTCATTAATGGTCCACATTAATGTAGCACGCAGTTAAAAATTTGTCTTCGTCGAAATATCATATGTTTCGACATCATGGATCTACAAGTCCTTTAACTCATTCACCAAGAGTTGAAAAAGACATCTATTTTGGCTTTTGGATTACTGGGACCAGGTATGGTGCAAGTTAGGAACATGTACGGGTCCTTCATGCACATTTCAAGACTCATGTTATACGGTATCATGACTACAGAACAACAAGAGTACGCGTTATCGAAATTGAAATTCGGTGCAAACTCATCAGAGCACAAAGCTAATCTGACATTTCTCGGCTCACTTGCAAATGTAGTATGCACCCGATCAAAATGCTTCCAGGCTTCTCCGTGTGACGGGTGCGTCATGATTCCATCATCCCTTTTGTTGTTACTATGCTAGGTCATGTGAGGTACCAAACTCATCGATGCATACAATCGTTTTAGCCTAGGGATCAAGGGCAAGGAGTGCATATGTTTCATTAGAACTTTCTTTAACCGGCGTTACTAATCTGTTCTCTTTCGACTTGGAACTTCGGTGATTTACAGAATCTGCATTTATTTAGGTCAGCATCCCTCTTGTAATACAGCAGACACctatttaaacaaaaattaattttcaatgaaTTTAAACCGAATTCCGAAACTAGCTTCTTTGTTTCGTAGTGGTTTCGGAGGATGCCAGTGGTCCCGACAGGTACCAGTTTGTTGCAAAGAGTGACCTACTTATCAAAAGACTCTTGAGAATGATTTGACTTCGACTTAATAGTCATCATTCTAACACATGCTGACAACTCTGAATGAACGCAACCCTCAAACAACAGTCTCTGAGCAAATTCTAATAAATGATAAAATATCTTTGCCTCTGGGCTAGGCTCTTATTTAACCTGTTCCAATTCTGTAACACCTGTTACATCAAACACCATCTCGTTGTATCTCCTTTGGTTACCCTCCCAAGTCATGTCTTCCATGTTTAGTTCTCTTTCCACCTAAACCCACGTTGATCGACAATCAGACCTATTCAAATTCGAGGCAGACCTGTTAACTCCCTGTTCGTCCACTTCTCCATGCTCCATCCACATCCAATACCCATCCTTGAACTCATTAGGGTAAAGGTGAAGCGTTATATCCGTAGATCCTAACCACTTAGTCAGCCAACACTTTTTCACAAAGATATCTAGATACCCCTTCAGACTTAAAACGGTTCCATGCTGAACACATGCGCAACAAACGCGTCAACCCCCACATCCATCGTTATTCCTATCATACATCCATAGATGATGACTTGGAATCATATTAAAACACACATCCTTGTGGGCATTACCTCCTCAATTTGCATCTTCTTCATcagagatagaggcatcaagttaATACTTTCTCCCAAGTCACAGAGAACTTTTTCAATGTTGATATCTCCAATTGTGCAGGGAATTTGAAAACTCtcaggatccttcaatttttgTAGCAACTTCTTTTGGATGATAGCATTGCATTTTTTAGTGAGGATCTATCTCATCTTCCTTCAAAGTTCTCTTCTTGGACATTAGCTCCTTCATAAACTTGGCATGAAGTGACAAATTTAGCAAAAGAAATATTAATTTGTAACTTCCTGAGGACTTCCAAAACTTAAAAaattgcttgtccttggtctccttttgtaACCTTTGAGGGAATAAAATCTTGGGTACATATGCCTGTGTTTTTGCTTTTTCTCTTGGAGCTAGAGAGGAGGGTGCAGGAGCTTTATCTTCTTGCTTTTTGCCTTCCACAGGAGCTTCTTAAAGTTTTTACTCTTTGCTTGTGGCTTCTTTACCCATCATTCTTCCACCTCTTAAATTgatggctttgcattcttctcttggatttggaatagTGTCACTTTGGAAGGCATTTACGGGTTTCTTAGCTAATTGCTTGGCAAGTTGGCCCACTTGCATTTCCAAATTTCTGATGTAAGATTCTTAGTTCTTGAAGTTGGCTCTATTTTTTTGCATGAAGCTTGAAGTTTGTTGGAAAAATGTGGATGTGATTTGAGAGAATTTTTTCATGGCAATTTAAATAGTGGAGGGCTTTTGAGGATTTTGGAATGGTTGTGTAGGAGGTATTTGTTGTTGGTAGTGTTGAAATTGTTGAAGTTTCTTTGTCCTTGGTTTCTCCATCCAAAGTtagggtggtttctccatccaaaGTTAGGGTGGTTTCTCCATTCAGGGATATAAGTTTTGGGAAATGGATCATTGTGCGGTAGTCTAGATGAACCCATGTAGTTCACTTGTTCAACAGAGAATTGTTCACGATTGAGTGGCTCACAACCTTTACTCTGAGGGGCTCTTCCACCTATGTCATAGGTAATACCTTGTGTTCCTACTCTGAGTGCATTGATTTGTTGAGACATAGCCTTGTTATGTGCTGGAATAGTGTCCAATGTGTCCAATTCCATCACTCCTCTCTTTATTGTTCTTTCAAAAGAGTATAGGTACTGATTGTTGACCACGATCTCAATCAACTCTAATGCTTCTTCAGTTGTTTTCATGTGCAGAGATCTTCCAATTGATGAGTCTAGTAAATTCCTAGAAGCATGAGTAATTCTGTCATAAAAGATTTGGAGTTGTACCCAGTTAGTAAATATATCTGGGGTGCACTTTTTCAGTATTTTCTTGTATCTCTCTCAGGATTCATAAAAGGATTATCCATCTTTTGTGTGAAAGTTTAGATATCATGTCTCAGCTTTGTCAACTTCTATGGTGAACAAAATTTGGTTAGGAACTTAATGAGCAAATCATCCTATGTTGATATATTCTCCAGCGGCTGGGTTTAGAGCCACTACTTGGCTCGGTCCCTCACAGAGAATGAGAACAAATTCAATTGATAGGCTTCGGAAGAGACTCTATTGGTCTTGATTGTGTCACAAATTTGTAGGAAGCTGGATATGTGCATATTCGAATATTCTTGAGGGCTCCCACTAAATTGACTTTGTTGCACTAAGAAGATGAGTTGagacttcaattcaaagttatttacCTCCACATTAGGTGCTACtatgctgcttccacaattttCAAGAGTGGGGTTGGTGAAAGATCTAAGAGTCCTTCTGGCATTAGCATTGTTGCTGTtaggattgttgttgttgttgtgtgcCATTGTGCCTAGCTCTTCAGACTCCTTTACTTCTTCCACTATTTCAACTTTTTCTCTTTGATATTTAGATATCTTCCTTATTCGGAATAGTGTTCTTTCAATCTCTGGATCAAAGTGGAAAGGCTCTTTATCCTTATTATCCTGCATAAACACACAGACaacaagaaaaattgaaattttcTACGTCAGAGTGAATGGTCTAATTTAGGTAATCAATTATCTGGTTTGTTGTTAATTTCAATTATCTTCGACAATgtcgccaaaaatttgatggagaTTTTCTAAAACTCGGCAAGTGCATCGAatcatatcaagtaataccatGGGAGTGGGTTATCGTTCCCATGAGGGTTAATGGACTAAACAAGCAAGATTAactgattattctagttagacagttGAAAACTTGAATTGAGATGAATTAAATATCAAAACAACAAATTAAACGAAAGCAACAGTAATTGAGTAAAGAAAGTGATATGATTAAAAAtattaaggctttggagatgtttagACTTTAGGAGAAATACTTTACACTATCTACTTTGATCATGCAGAAATTTATCCTTGAAAAATCATAATTAACTAAATCCCAATTCTTTGGTGATTCAATTTTTCTTAATCTAATAAAAtgtcaattccttgatcaattTGTTATAATAAGAGATGATACACGTTTCCTGATTCAAAATTAAACCACACAATCCTTAAGAACTGAACCTAGTTGATTTTATATCACTTATCAAAATTAGTTATAAAACCTTAAAGAATTACGAGAAGAAGTTTTCAAACTCAGTTTCAATAACCAATTTTTTCAAGATGATAATAAAATTCAATTCGAATCAGAATTATTTTTCATTGCATTCAAACCTTTGTGATAAAAAAGGAAAACTTGCTTCTTTTGAGAAAACATCAATACATTAATCCAAAGTAGAAAAGCAATAACATTAGTCTATAAGAA contains the following coding sequences:
- the LOC107632916 gene encoding RING-H2 finger protein ATL57-like translates to MDRHRSEAPPSSPPLSFYLAALTIASLIFLCIYGSSSTVIYVVIFVTICIAICVVSVFVSRFIHERKLLANVVRFGNVSMASISSSDCAICIENFQNGEECLVFPNCGHLFHLNCINHWIQANPTCPICRHRIPLATTVFTA